A stretch of the Chitinophaga sp. Cy-1792 genome encodes the following:
- a CDS encoding 3-hydroxyacyl-ACP dehydratase, translated as MFIHTDDITAYIPQRAPIVMISGILAVEGPVTRTALNIAPDNIFVENGYFIAPGLMENMAQTAAARVGYIARQENTPVPLGFIGAVKDFEIFELPPAGATIETTTEITGQVFNATMVNAKVVYQDKVMAQCELKIFINP; from the coding sequence ATGTTTATTCATACCGACGATATTACCGCATATATTCCGCAACGCGCGCCAATTGTAATGATCAGTGGAATCCTGGCAGTAGAAGGGCCTGTTACCCGTACTGCGTTGAATATTGCCCCCGATAATATTTTTGTGGAGAATGGATACTTTATTGCGCCGGGGCTGATGGAAAATATGGCCCAGACGGCTGCTGCGCGTGTCGGTTATATCGCGCGACAGGAAAATACACCGGTGCCACTGGGTTTTATTGGCGCCGTAAAGGATTTTGAAATATTTGAATTGCCACCAGCAGGAGCCACCATCGAAACCACCACCGAAATTACCGGACAGGTATTCAATGCTACCATGGTCAATGCCAAAGTAGTGTATCAGGATAAGGTGATGGCGCAGTGCGAACTGAAAATATTCATCAACCCCTAA